From Sediminibacterium sp. TEGAF015, a single genomic window includes:
- a CDS encoding UDP-glucose dehydrogenase family protein, whose product MKIAVVGTGYVGLVTGTCFSETGNKVTCIDIDQNKVDKLSKGEITIYEPGLEKIFLRNLREGRLVFTTNLAEGVKDAEIVFLALPTPPGEGGAADLRYVLGVAKDLGKIMTDYKVLVDKSTVPVGTAEKVHAAVAENYKGEFDVVSNPEFLREGVAVDDFMKPDRVVVGTRSERAKKLMSDLYAPFVRQGNPVIFMDEKSAELTKYAANSFLATKISFMNEIAQLCEKVGADVDMVRRGIGSDDRIGKRFLFPGIGYGGSCFPKDVQALIMSSEEVNYDFKILKAVEEVNEAQKLHLIPKIERYFKGDLKGKHFALWGLAFKPNTDDIREAPALYLIDALVAAGATVTAYDPEAMPNVKNTIGDKIKYADSQYGALKNADALVIATEWSEFRTPDFEVIDSLLKGKAIFDGRNLFEVKYITDMGYHYESVGRP is encoded by the coding sequence ATGAAAATTGCCGTTGTAGGAACAGGGTATGTTGGTTTGGTAACAGGTACCTGTTTCTCTGAAACAGGAAATAAAGTAACCTGTATAGACATTGACCAGAACAAAGTAGATAAGCTATCCAAGGGAGAGATTACCATCTACGAGCCAGGTTTGGAAAAAATCTTTCTGAGAAATTTAAGAGAAGGAAGATTAGTATTTACCACCAATTTGGCAGAAGGGGTAAAAGATGCTGAGATTGTTTTTCTTGCATTGCCCACACCTCCGGGTGAAGGAGGCGCTGCTGATTTGCGTTATGTATTAGGCGTAGCAAAAGATCTAGGAAAAATCATGACCGATTATAAAGTACTGGTTGATAAAAGCACTGTTCCTGTTGGAACAGCTGAAAAAGTACATGCAGCAGTTGCTGAAAATTATAAAGGGGAGTTTGATGTAGTAAGTAATCCCGAATTTTTAAGAGAAGGGGTTGCGGTAGATGACTTCATGAAACCAGATCGTGTAGTGGTAGGTACCCGTTCTGAGCGAGCCAAGAAATTAATGTCAGATTTATATGCACCCTTTGTTCGTCAGGGTAATCCGGTGATTTTCATGGATGAAAAATCTGCTGAGTTAACCAAATATGCCGCCAATTCTTTTTTGGCTACCAAAATTTCATTCATGAATGAAATAGCTCAACTATGTGAAAAAGTAGGTGCCGATGTAGACATGGTTAGAAGGGGGATTGGTTCTGATGACAGAATTGGAAAGCGTTTTCTTTTCCCTGGTATCGGATATGGCGGTAGCTGTTTTCCTAAAGACGTACAAGCTTTGATTATGTCTTCTGAAGAAGTGAATTACGACTTCAAGATTTTGAAAGCGGTAGAAGAAGTAAACGAAGCACAGAAGTTACACTTGATTCCCAAAATTGAACGTTATTTCAAAGGCGACTTAAAAGGGAAGCATTTTGCCCTTTGGGGATTGGCATTCAAACCCAATACGGATGATATCCGCGAAGCTCCTGCTTTGTACTTAATTGACGCACTGGTAGCTGCTGGTGCAACTGTAACGGCCTATGACCCAGAAGCAATGCCGAATGTAAAAAATACCATCGGAGATAAAATCAAATATGCCGATAGCCAATACGGGGCGCTAAAGAATGCAGATGCACTGGTTATTGCAACAGAGTGGAGTGAGTTCAGAACGCCAGACTTTGAAGTGATTGATAGCTTGTTAAAGGGCAAAGCCATATTTGACGGAAGAAACTTATTTGAAGTTAAATATATTACTGACATGGGCTACCATTACGAAAGTGTAGGAAGACCTTAA
- a CDS encoding class I SAM-dependent methyltransferase, producing MPKLKSLTLQYQYPSFIRNNPQLLRWVYGLHYLTQLRKWYVMREWRLLLLSKKAPCTIVDFGCGEGQYIVPFTKQINSATFIGADYHLPSVELMNQFGIANLSGQLFNLETDQLAHMVDIGLCVGVLQYISEDELALKNMYLSLKKEGKLLLYVPINGIFLTKVYPYIFQRFEQYESVNNRKRVYTENELLEKVERAGFTVRKKIYTYGTAGKLSHELLNSCTTLIVSGSYLFKSVAGFCLILFYPIILLLMMMDFISKKSNGNGLLLILEK from the coding sequence ATGCCTAAGCTAAAATCCCTTACGCTTCAGTATCAATATCCTTCTTTTATTAGAAATAATCCCCAATTGTTGCGATGGGTGTATGGGCTCCATTATTTGACTCAATTACGCAAATGGTATGTGATGCGTGAGTGGAGGTTGCTTTTATTGAGTAAAAAGGCGCCATGTACAATTGTAGATTTTGGATGTGGAGAAGGGCAGTATATTGTTCCGTTTACGAAACAAATTAACAGTGCTACTTTTATTGGAGCCGATTATCATTTGCCTTCTGTTGAGTTGATGAATCAGTTTGGGATTGCTAACCTTTCTGGGCAACTCTTTAATCTTGAAACTGATCAACTAGCTCATATGGTAGATATTGGTTTATGTGTTGGGGTTTTGCAGTATATCTCCGAAGATGAACTTGCGCTGAAAAATATGTATCTGAGTCTAAAAAAGGAAGGTAAGCTCTTATTATACGTGCCCATCAATGGGATCTTTCTCACTAAAGTTTACCCATATATTTTTCAACGATTTGAACAATATGAAAGTGTCAATAATAGAAAGCGGGTATATACTGAAAATGAGCTGCTAGAAAAAGTTGAGAGAGCTGGATTTACGGTTCGTAAAAAAATATACACTTATGGTACAGCAGGTAAGCTAAGTCATGAATTGCTGAATAGTTGTACTACTTTAATTGTCTCTGGTAGTTATCTGTTCAAATCCGTTGCTGGATTTTGCCTTATCCTATTTTACCCCATTATTTTGTTATTGATGATGATGGACTTTATTAGTAAAAAATCTAACGGAAATGGATTGTTGTTGATTCTGGAAAAGTAG
- a CDS encoding DegT/DnrJ/EryC1/StrS family aminotransferase, which translates to MRPIQMVDTHSQYLAIKNEVDAAIHEVLDTAAYINGKAVQEFTRDLGAYLQVKHTIPCANGTDALQIAMMALGLQPGDEVITPSFTYIATTEVVALLKLTPVFVEVDPKTFCIDPAAIRKAITPKTKAIVPVHLYGHAAPMEEIMAIAKEFGLYVIEDNAQAIGCDYTFSDGTKKKTGTIGTIGATSFYPSKNLGAYGDGGAIFTNDDALAHQMKMIANHGQQKRYYHEVVGCNSRLDSIQAAVLNIKLKKLDQYNAARQAVAAFYNKAFAGISAITTPFVAPYSTHVYHQYTLQLNGVDRDGLVAYLAEHKIPSMIYYPVPGHKQDMFSSFGLKEIELLVTDLLTNSVISLPIHSEMEEDQLNYICTHVLNFINK; encoded by the coding sequence ATGCGTCCTATACAGATGGTGGATACCCATTCTCAGTATTTAGCAATAAAAAACGAGGTGGATGCTGCCATCCACGAAGTGTTAGATACCGCAGCTTATATTAATGGAAAAGCAGTACAGGAGTTTACCCGCGATCTGGGTGCTTATCTACAGGTAAAACATACCATTCCCTGTGCTAACGGTACAGACGCCCTTCAGATTGCCATGATGGCATTGGGATTGCAGCCAGGAGACGAAGTAATCACCCCTTCATTCACTTATATAGCAACAACAGAAGTGGTGGCTTTATTAAAGCTTACACCTGTTTTTGTGGAAGTTGACCCCAAAACTTTTTGTATCGATCCTGCCGCAATTAGAAAAGCCATTACCCCTAAAACAAAAGCCATTGTGCCTGTTCATTTGTATGGACATGCTGCGCCCATGGAAGAAATTATGGCAATTGCCAAAGAGTTTGGACTCTATGTAATTGAAGACAATGCCCAGGCAATCGGGTGTGACTATACTTTTTCCGATGGAACAAAGAAAAAGACTGGAACCATTGGCACCATTGGAGCCACTAGTTTTTATCCATCAAAAAATCTGGGTGCCTATGGGGATGGGGGAGCCATTTTTACCAACGATGATGCCCTTGCTCATCAAATGAAAATGATTGCCAATCACGGACAGCAAAAAAGATACTATCATGAAGTGGTGGGTTGTAATTCAAGACTCGATTCCATTCAGGCAGCAGTATTGAATATCAAACTGAAAAAACTGGATCAGTACAATGCAGCCAGACAAGCGGTTGCTGCTTTTTATAATAAGGCTTTTGCAGGTATTTCTGCTATTACCACTCCATTTGTAGCACCTTATAGCACACATGTGTATCATCAATACACCCTACAACTTAACGGGGTTGACCGAGATGGTTTAGTAGCCTATTTGGCAGAACATAAAATCCCTTCCATGATTTATTATCCAGTGCCCGGACATAAGCAGGATATGTTTTCAAGCTTTGGATTAAAAGAAATTGAGCTTCTGGTGACCGATTTATTAACAAATTCCGTAATTTCTCTTCCTATTCATAGTGAGATGGAGGAAGATCAATTGAACTATATATGTACGCATGTTTTAAACTTTATCAATAAATAA
- a CDS encoding ABC transporter ATP-binding protein: MQLVISNLSKRYPNGVQALNNVSFTIKEGMFGLLGPNGAGKSSLMRTIATLQEADSGSIFLDDLDVLNDKESVRKILGYLPQDFGVYPKISSEQMLDHIACLKGISNAKERKETVENLLNRVNLYTDRKKSLGTYSGGMKQRFGIAQALLGNPKLIIVDEPTAGLDPAERNRFYNLLSEIGSNTIVILSTHIVEDVRTLCSDFAIICKGELLRHDKPDDAVNELEGKIFTISADKATVEQMKEQYQVISVQMKSGSLSVRIYSDSNPGSNFRTVSPALEDVYFHQIASKMDVATI; encoded by the coding sequence ATGCAATTAGTCATTTCCAATCTTTCCAAAAGATACCCCAATGGCGTACAGGCACTGAATAATGTAAGTTTTACTATTAAAGAAGGCATGTTTGGTCTGTTAGGGCCAAATGGGGCAGGAAAATCTTCTTTGATGCGAACCATTGCTACACTTCAGGAAGCAGATAGTGGAAGTATTTTTTTAGATGATTTGGATGTATTAAACGATAAGGAGTCGGTAAGGAAAATCCTGGGTTATCTGCCACAGGACTTTGGGGTATATCCTAAAATCAGTTCGGAACAAATGCTGGATCATATAGCCTGCTTAAAGGGAATCAGCAATGCAAAAGAAAGAAAGGAAACAGTTGAGAATCTGCTGAACAGAGTCAATCTATATACTGACCGTAAAAAAAGTCTTGGGACCTATTCGGGAGGTATGAAACAGCGCTTTGGTATTGCTCAGGCACTTCTGGGAAATCCCAAATTAATTATCGTGGATGAGCCTACGGCTGGTTTGGATCCCGCAGAAAGAAACCGTTTTTACAATTTATTAAGCGAAATAGGAAGTAATACGATTGTCATTTTGTCTACGCATATTGTTGAGGATGTAAGAACCTTGTGCAGCGATTTTGCAATTATCTGCAAAGGAGAATTACTCAGACACGATAAACCAGATGATGCAGTAAATGAGTTAGAAGGAAAGATTTTTACCATTTCTGCAGACAAGGCAACTGTTGAGCAAATGAAAGAGCAATATCAGGTTATCAGCGTTCAAATGAAAAGTGGCAGTTTGAGTGTACGTATTTACAGCGATTCTAATCCGGGAAGCAATTTCAGAACTGTTTCGCCCGCATTGGAAGATGTATACTTTCATCAGATTGCTTCTAAAATGGACGTAGCAACCATCTAA
- the rfbD gene encoding dTDP-4-dehydrorhamnose reductase — translation MKPIVVVTGKNGQLGWELQQLASSFQDRYEFVFTDRTMLDLAAPESIAPFFEKIRPQFFINCAAYTAVDKAEVEKELALTINATSVGEIASCCARFQTKLITISTDYVFDGQGTAPYSTTTPTHPVNYYGNTKAIGEQKALENNPNTVIIRTSWVYSTHGNNFVKTMLRLMKERPEIKVVADQQGCPTYAADLAEAIMQIISAAQKGNNAVGIFHYSNTGATTWFDFASTIKEFAGLTCSVLPIPTEAFPTPAKRPAYSVLDLQSITTVFGVELKEWKRSLKNCMEQLHA, via the coding sequence ATGAAGCCAATTGTTGTTGTTACTGGAAAGAATGGTCAGCTTGGATGGGAGTTACAACAGTTGGCTTCTTCTTTTCAAGACAGGTACGAGTTTGTTTTTACGGACAGAACGATGCTTGATTTAGCAGCACCGGAAAGCATTGCTCCATTTTTTGAAAAGATAAGGCCTCAGTTTTTTATAAACTGTGCCGCCTATACTGCAGTAGATAAAGCTGAAGTGGAAAAAGAACTTGCATTAACTATTAATGCTACATCGGTTGGTGAAATTGCTTCCTGCTGTGCTAGGTTTCAGACAAAGCTGATTACCATTTCCACGGATTATGTTTTTGACGGACAAGGTACAGCTCCTTATTCAACTACTACGCCAACCCACCCGGTTAATTATTATGGGAATACCAAAGCCATAGGGGAACAAAAAGCTTTGGAGAATAACCCTAACACGGTAATCATCAGAACTTCCTGGGTGTACAGTACGCATGGGAATAATTTTGTGAAAACCATGTTGCGTTTGATGAAAGAAAGACCTGAGATTAAGGTGGTAGCCGATCAGCAGGGATGTCCTACTTATGCTGCTGATTTAGCAGAAGCCATTATGCAAATTATATCTGCTGCTCAAAAAGGTAACAATGCTGTAGGGATTTTCCATTACAGCAACACTGGCGCAACCACATGGTTTGATTTTGCTTCTACAATTAAAGAATTTGCAGGCCTTACTTGTTCTGTTTTGCCAATTCCTACCGAAGCTTTTCCTACACCTGCAAAAAGACCAGCGTATTCTGTGTTGGACCTACAAAGTATTACCACCGTATTCGGTGTTGAATTGAAAGAATGGAAACGTAGTTTGAAAAACTGTATGGAGCAATTACATGCCTAA
- a CDS encoding ABC transporter permease/M1 family aminopeptidase: MFWQIFKFELVYRSKRPASYIYFFIFFLIGFLSIATGSTPASEKVLHNAPWTIAEGTTFFSILMMLVCSAIMGVPLYRDIEHQTRQYFFSFPITKRGYFWGRFFGSFFYVLVIGTAFNWGCYVGAYLGPLMGQVPSNRIGDFGLWNYLEPAFLYGFSNLLIPSTIFFALVAVTRNVKVVYSASILLFIGYLLSNFLVQDLERRELVKLLDPFLINTFQLETRYLTPYEKNHLVLPFTKVFVYNRLIWVGISILITFIAYWRFSFTAFLNAETSKNNDKKQAAENTPKGHPLQKVTQDFSQGYMRRVWWRLTKIEFANIIRDNYFKAILLGGLIFLILDFWIGNSLYGVSDRPLTIFLMDYKSYDYNIFIFIILLFYSGETIHREKATRYNIINDAMPVSNAVFLFSKFCSLLGIAFILVTIPMFIGVLIQLLKGHTDFNLPVYLIELYVLTFPGFIQMILLSFAVHLLVNNKFGGHGASLIIWVSLYLLRTFGKMDYNLFFYFYTPNYRWSDINGIGHFLEPQLWFNFYWISLGSLLTIIAYLFYQRGIPGGFIERWRIASGRFHGAPRAWIVVLFLCWVGSGAFIYYNVSYLNNYISDSKNKSNLALYETTLKKYEKKLQPKVTQVLMQADIFPEERKVEIYARVSLKNKNATAVDSLHLLADANIRYRILYNGKPLSYRSPLQYKHSAFNFLKKGKDTANYRIYGLPSPMLPGDTALLEVYSVIENKGFPNSGFSREIIHNGTFYAGGIPSFGYDPDRELFSDEDRKKYRLPKKEEEFPNQNDPQGRATMLFNDDADLIHFEATVSTSKDQIAIAPGYLQNVWEKGGRKYFQYIQDTPIDYFLSIVSARYDVFKDSVTIAGGKKINIEIFHDSKHKFNLDRFNAAYKDGLAYFSKSYGNFQFRQMRLMEFPRYAGFAQSFPNTVPFSESFGWVADFRDPNSFDYVYYVTAHELAHQWWGHQVVPNKTKGSNLISEALAEYTALILTERKYGKDNMKRFLKEELDGYLRGRANEAKKENTFINCNRPYQWYQKGSLILYGLQDLIGLDQLNKALHEFRDSFALKENPPFAGSTDLYAFIDKYTPDSVKYYLVDTWKKITLYDNKATSAKAVSVGKDLYDVTIQVNTNKFYADSAGKETVTKMNDYIDIGVFAAESVDKYGRKKVNPLFLQKYKLMPGQKTITIRVKGKPVKAGIDPYNKLIDRIPDDNTVDVE, translated from the coding sequence ATGTTTTGGCAAATATTTAAATTTGAGTTGGTCTACCGCTCCAAGAGACCGGCCTCCTATATTTACTTTTTCATTTTCTTCCTGATTGGATTTTTATCCATCGCAACAGGATCAACACCTGCATCGGAGAAAGTATTGCACAATGCTCCCTGGACCATTGCAGAAGGTACCACTTTCTTTAGCATATTAATGATGTTGGTTTGTTCTGCCATTATGGGTGTTCCTTTGTATAGAGATATAGAGCACCAGACAAGACAATATTTTTTTAGTTTTCCAATTACCAAGAGAGGGTATTTCTGGGGCAGATTTTTTGGCTCTTTCTTTTATGTTCTGGTAATTGGTACTGCATTTAACTGGGGTTGTTATGTGGGGGCTTATTTAGGGCCATTAATGGGACAGGTTCCCTCTAACAGGATAGGAGACTTTGGTCTCTGGAATTATTTGGAGCCCGCTTTTTTATATGGTTTTAGTAATCTTTTGATTCCTTCAACTATTTTCTTTGCATTGGTTGCTGTTACTAGGAATGTAAAAGTGGTTTATAGTGCGAGTATTCTATTGTTTATTGGTTATCTGCTTTCTAATTTCCTTGTGCAGGATTTAGAGAGAAGAGAACTGGTGAAATTATTAGACCCTTTTCTCATCAATACTTTTCAGCTGGAAACAAGGTATTTGACACCTTATGAAAAAAATCATTTGGTGCTTCCTTTCACAAAAGTCTTTGTGTATAACCGCTTAATCTGGGTGGGCATTTCAATACTGATAACGTTTATTGCTTATTGGCGATTCAGTTTTACTGCTTTTCTGAATGCTGAAACATCAAAAAATAATGATAAAAAGCAAGCTGCTGAAAATACACCCAAAGGGCATCCGCTTCAGAAAGTTACACAGGATTTTTCGCAAGGGTATATGAGGAGAGTTTGGTGGCGACTTACTAAAATAGAATTTGCCAATATTATCAGGGATAATTATTTCAAAGCAATTCTGCTAGGCGGGTTGATATTTCTGATATTGGATTTTTGGATTGGTAATTCTTTATATGGCGTTTCAGACAGACCCCTGACCATTTTTTTGATGGATTATAAAAGCTATGATTACAATATCTTCATTTTTATCATTCTGCTTTTTTATTCAGGAGAAACCATTCATCGAGAAAAGGCAACGAGATACAATATTATCAACGATGCCATGCCAGTATCCAACGCAGTTTTTCTCTTTTCAAAATTCTGCAGCCTTTTGGGAATCGCTTTTATACTGGTTACGATTCCCATGTTTATTGGGGTATTAATTCAGTTGTTGAAAGGACATACTGACTTTAATTTACCAGTATATCTCATCGAATTATATGTACTGACTTTTCCCGGGTTTATTCAAATGATTCTCTTGTCATTTGCCGTTCATTTGTTAGTGAACAACAAATTTGGCGGACATGGTGCCTCTTTGATTATTTGGGTGAGTCTTTATTTATTAAGGACATTCGGAAAAATGGATTATAATCTGTTCTTCTATTTTTACACACCCAATTATCGCTGGAGTGATATTAATGGAATTGGACATTTCCTTGAACCGCAGTTATGGTTTAATTTTTATTGGATTAGTCTCGGATCTTTGTTAACCATTATTGCTTATTTATTTTATCAACGGGGAATTCCCGGTGGTTTCATAGAGAGATGGAGAATTGCCTCCGGAAGATTCCATGGCGCTCCAAGGGCATGGATAGTTGTACTGTTTCTTTGCTGGGTTGGATCTGGTGCTTTTATCTACTATAATGTAAGCTATCTGAACAATTATATCAGTGATTCCAAGAACAAGAGCAACCTTGCTTTATATGAGACTACCCTAAAAAAATACGAGAAAAAATTACAACCCAAAGTAACCCAGGTGCTCATGCAGGCAGACATTTTTCCTGAAGAAAGAAAAGTAGAAATATATGCCAGGGTTTCTTTGAAAAATAAAAATGCAACTGCTGTTGATTCCTTGCATTTATTAGCAGATGCCAACATTCGATACCGTATTTTGTATAATGGGAAACCACTCTCTTATAGGTCTCCATTGCAGTATAAACATTCTGCTTTCAACTTTTTAAAGAAAGGGAAGGATACGGCTAATTATAGAATTTATGGACTTCCTTCACCCATGCTTCCTGGTGATACGGCTTTGCTTGAAGTATACTCGGTAATTGAAAATAAAGGATTTCCTAATAGTGGATTCTCACGTGAAATTATACATAACGGTACATTTTATGCTGGCGGCATTCCTTCTTTTGGTTATGATCCGGACAGAGAATTGTTTAGTGACGAAGACCGTAAAAAATACAGGTTGCCTAAAAAAGAAGAGGAGTTTCCCAATCAGAATGATCCGCAGGGTAGAGCTACTATGTTGTTTAATGATGATGCAGACTTGATACACTTTGAAGCTACCGTTAGTACATCAAAAGACCAGATAGCTATTGCCCCCGGTTACTTGCAAAATGTTTGGGAAAAGGGAGGAAGGAAATATTTTCAATATATACAGGATACGCCCATTGATTATTTCCTGAGTATTGTTTCTGCCAGGTATGATGTTTTTAAAGATTCAGTTACCATTGCAGGTGGTAAAAAAATAAACATCGAAATCTTCCACGATTCAAAACACAAATTCAACTTAGACAGATTTAATGCAGCCTATAAAGATGGGTTAGCTTATTTCTCTAAGAGTTATGGTAATTTCCAATTTAGGCAAATGCGCCTGATGGAATTCCCCCGATATGCAGGGTTTGCACAAAGCTTCCCAAATACAGTTCCTTTTTCAGAAAGTTTTGGATGGGTAGCAGATTTCAGAGATCCGAATTCTTTTGACTACGTTTATTATGTAACTGCCCATGAATTGGCACATCAGTGGTGGGGGCACCAAGTGGTTCCCAATAAAACAAAGGGATCTAATTTGATTTCAGAAGCCCTTGCTGAATACACCGCCTTGATTCTTACAGAACGTAAATACGGAAAGGACAATATGAAGCGATTCCTGAAAGAAGAGTTGGACGGCTATTTAAGAGGCAGAGCTAATGAGGCTAAAAAGGAAAATACTTTTATCAATTGTAATCGACCTTATCAGTGGTATCAGAAAGGAAGTCTGATTTTGTATGGTTTGCAGGATTTGATTGGATTAGATCAACTAAATAAAGCACTGCATGAATTCAGGGATAGTTTTGCTTTAAAAGAGAATCCGCCTTTTGCTGGAAGCACAGACTTGTATGCATTTATTGATAAGTACACCCCTGATTCAGTAAAGTATTACTTAGTGGATACCTGGAAGAAAATCACGCTTTACGATAACAAGGCAACCAGTGCAAAAGCAGTAAGTGTTGGCAAAGATTTGTATGATGTTACCATTCAGGTAAATACCAATAAGTTTTATGCGGATAGTGCTGGTAAGGAAACGGTTACTAAAATGAATGACTACATTGATATTGGCGTTTTTGCTGCTGAGTCGGTGGATAAATACGGAAGAAAAAAAGTTAACCCTTTGTTCCTTCAGAAATACAAGTTGATGCCCGGGCAAAAGACGATTACGATTAGAGTGAAAGGAAAACCAGTAAAGGCAGGGATTGATCCTTACAATAAATTGATTGATCGAATTCCAGATGATAATACTGTGGATGTAGAGTAG
- a CDS encoding UDP-glucuronic acid decarboxylase family protein: protein MSQKRVLITGAAGFLGSHLCDRFIKEGYKVVGMDNLITGDLRNIEHLFKLEEFEFYHHDVSKFIHVPGPIDYILHFASPASPIDYLKIPIQTLKVGALGTHNCLGLAKAKGARMLVASTSEVYGDPMVHPQTEEYWGNVNPVGPRGVYDEAKRFMESITRAYYTFHGVETRIVRIFNTYGPRMRLNDGRALPAFIGQALRGEDLTVFGDGSQTRSFCYVDDLIEGIYRLLMSDYTMPVNIGNPHEITLKDFAEEVLKLTGSSVKIVYKPLPVDDPKQRKPDISKAKSILGWEPKVDRAEGLKKTYDYFKSLPKEEWSKQPKEFYSGK from the coding sequence ATGTCTCAAAAACGAGTATTAATCACCGGCGCTGCCGGATTCCTCGGATCTCATTTATGCGACCGATTCATTAAAGAAGGATATAAGGTAGTCGGGATGGATAACCTTATTACTGGAGACCTCAGAAATATTGAACACTTATTTAAACTGGAGGAATTTGAGTTCTATCATCACGATGTATCCAAGTTTATCCATGTACCAGGTCCTATTGATTATATCCTGCATTTTGCTTCACCTGCAAGCCCTATTGACTATTTAAAAATCCCAATTCAAACCCTGAAAGTAGGCGCATTGGGAACACATAATTGCCTTGGACTTGCCAAAGCAAAGGGAGCTCGTATGTTGGTAGCATCTACCAGTGAAGTTTATGGTGATCCTATGGTGCATCCGCAAACTGAGGAATACTGGGGTAATGTAAATCCAGTAGGACCTAGAGGTGTTTACGATGAAGCCAAAAGATTCATGGAGTCTATCACAAGAGCGTATTATACATTCCACGGAGTAGAAACAAGAATTGTGCGAATTTTTAATACCTATGGTCCGAGAATGCGCCTGAATGATGGCCGTGCTTTACCTGCTTTTATTGGTCAGGCTTTAAGAGGAGAAGACCTAACTGTATTCGGGGATGGTAGCCAGACACGCTCTTTTTGTTATGTGGATGATTTAATTGAAGGTATTTATCGATTATTGATGAGCGACTACACTATGCCAGTAAACATTGGTAATCCGCATGAAATTACTTTGAAAGATTTTGCTGAAGAAGTATTAAAGCTTACAGGATCTTCTGTTAAGATTGTATACAAGCCATTGCCTGTTGATGATCCCAAGCAAAGAAAGCCGGATATTTCCAAGGCTAAAAGCATATTGGGATGGGAACCAAAAGTAGACAGGGCAGAAGGCTTGAAGAAAACTTATGACTACTTTAAGTCTTTGCCTAAGGAAGAATGGTCTAAACAACCGAAGGAGTTTTATTCAGGAAAATAG